A genomic window from Punica granatum isolate Tunisia-2019 chromosome 2, ASM765513v2, whole genome shotgun sequence includes:
- the LOC116194204 gene encoding abscisic acid receptor PYL8-like produces the protein MRRYHSHEFAGSHCSSALVKHIKAPLHPGNLETGSLREVDVKSGLPATKSTERLEVLDGNEHVLSIKIVGGDHRLRNYSSIISLHPELIDGRPGTPVIESFVVDVPEGNTKDETHYFVEALIECNLKSLAAVCEG, from the exons ATGAGGAGGTACCATAGCCATGAGTTCGCGGGGAGCCACTGTAGCTCTGCTCTCGTCAAGCACATCAAGGCTCCACTTCATCCC GGAAACCTTGAAACTGGCAGTCTCCGGGAAGTAGATGTGAAGTCCGGACTTCCTGCCACGAAAAGCACAGAAAGATTGGAAGTTCTTGATGGCAATGAGCATGTGCTTAGCATAAAGATTGTAGGTGGTGATCACAGACTAAGG AACTATTCTTCCATCATCTCCCTCCATCCAGAGCTAATCGATGGAAGGCCTGGAACCCCAGTGATCGAGTCCTTTGTGGTGGATGTGCCTGAGGGGAACACCAAGGATGAGACCCATTACTTTGTGGAAGCCTTGATCGAGTGCAATCTCAAATCTTTAGCTGCTGTGTGCGAGGGCTGA
- the LOC116194201 gene encoding polypyrimidine tract-binding protein homolog 2, translating to MASVSSQPQFRYTQPPSKVLHLRNLPWECTEEELIELGKPFGKVVNTKCNVGANKNQAFIEFADLNQAIAMISYYASSSEPAQVRGKTVYLQYSNRQEIVNNKTTADVAGNVLLVTIEGNDARLVSIDVLHLVFSAFGFVHKITTFEKTAGFQALVQFSDAETASSAKNALDGRCIPSYLLPEQMGPCTLRITYSAHTDLSVKFQSHRSRDYTNPYLPVAQSAIDGSGQLAVGVDGKKLEPESNVLLASIENMQYAVTLDVLHMVFSAFGPVQKIAMFDKNGGVQALIQYPDIQTAVVAKESLEGHCIYDGGFCKLHLSYSRHTDLSIKVNNDRSRDYTLQNPAMANTQPSILGQQPGPATSQYGGPGQYPPVSGQTMMQQPTAGWGPVPGGPQSMPMQMQSNPYMSQAPGPYQMGPGMMQGPSPGGLPPHHATGRPPYGGPGPAQ from the exons atGGCATCTGTGTCCAGTCAGCCTCAGTTTCGTTACACCCAGCCTCCATCGAAGGTGCTGCATTTGAGAAATTTGCCGTGGGAATGCACGGAAGAAGAACTCATCGAACTGGGGAAGCCATTTGGGAAAGTTGTCAACACAAAGTGCAATGTCGGAGCAAACAAGAATCAAGCTTTTATTGAATTT GCTGATTTGAATCAAGCTATTGCTATGATATCATATTATGCCTCATCCTCGGAGCCTGCTCAAGTACGTGGAAAGACTGTCTACCTGCAATATTCTAATAGGCAAGAGATTGTCAATAATAAGACCACGGCTGATGTTGCTGGAAACGTTCTGCTGGTAACAATTGAAGGAAATGATGCACGCCTTGTCAGCATTGACGTTTTACATTTG GTGTTTTCAGCTTTTGGCTTCGTCCATAAGATCACTACTTTCGAAAAAACAGCTGGATTTCAG GCCTTGGTGCAATTTTCTGATGCTGAAACTGCTTCTTCTGCAAAAAATGCACTGGATGGAAGATGCATCCCTAG CTATTTGCTCCCCGAGCAAATGGGACCGTGCACTCTCAGGATCACATACTCTGCGCATACTGACCTGAGCGTGAAATTCCAGAGCCACAGGAGCAG GGACTACACCAATCCATACCTACCTGTTGCTCAATCAGCAATAGATGGCAGTGGTCAG TTGGCTGTTGGCGTCGATGGGAAGAAACTAGAACCCGAGAGTAATGTGCTTCTTGCGTCAATTGAGAACATGCAGTACGCAGTCACGTTGGATGTTCTTCACATG GTCTTTTCTGCTTTTGGGCCTGTACAGAAGATTGCCATGTTTGATAAGAATGGGGGAGTGCAGGCTCTGATTCAGTATCCTG ATATTCAGACGGCTGTAGTGGCCAAGGAGTCCTTGGAGGGACACTGCATTTACGATGGCGGGTTCTGCAAGCTTCATCTTTCATATTCACGCCACACTGATCTCAGCATCAAG GTTAACAATGATCGGAGTAGGGACTACACTTTACAGAACCCTGCAATGGCAAATACCCAGCCCTCCATTCTTGGGCAGCAGCCTGGTCCAGCCACTTCTCAGTATGGTGGGCCGGGGCAGTACCCTCCTGTCTCTGGACAGACGATGATGCAGCAGCCAACAGCGGGTTGGGGCCCAGTCCCCGGCGGTCCCCAGTCCATGCCTATGCAAATGCAGAGCAACCCCTACATGTCTCAGGCGCCCGGACCCTATCAAATGGGTCCTGGGATGATGCAAGGACCGAGTCCTGGTGGGTTACCCCCACATCATGCCACAGGGAGGCCTCCTTACGGTGGTCCAGGTCCAGCGCAATAG